CCTGCCAATCAGCTCGAATGGCAAAGGACATGGTTCCCGGGGTTGATATTGAAGTAATCGACTCAAAACAGGCCAGTATGGGACTGGGACTGGTTGTCCTTGAAGCAGCCGCTGCCGCCCGGGCCGGCAAATCCAAGGCGGAGATACTTGAATTAATAAATGCGCTTCTCCCCAAAATACAGATATTATTTATTGTCGACAGCCTCGATTACCTGGTTCGCGGCGGCCGGATCGGCAAGGCGCAGGCTTTTCTGGGCACTATTTTGAATATAAAGCCCCTGTTATATCTAAAAGAAGGTATTGTTAATCCTTACGAAAAGGTCAGGGGCAAAACACGCGCGATTGACCGGTTAGTGGAAATAGTTGAAGAAACAGCCGGAAAGCATAAGATCAAATGTTCTCTCGTCCATGGCAATGACCCGGCGGGAGTAGAGCAATTACGGCAAAAAATAACGGCAAAGCTGGACTGTGACGAACCTGTCGTCACCGGTCTCGGCGCGGTGATAGGCACTCATGTGGGGCCTGGGGTGCTTGGGATCATATTTTACGTATACGATAACCAGGCGGGATGATCATCGGAATCTTCGTAATGCGAAAAACCTTACCTGCTCACTGGTAAGGTTTTTGCCAATACTATTATGAAAGTAAAATCATGTTGACTGAAGTTACTCTGATTCCTGGGTTTGCGCGTGGGATGACTGGCTTTGTGATTTTTTAGCTTCTTCTTGTTCATTTTCAAAACTGGCGCTTGTTGCCCGCCGAAATTCACGTATTGACCTGCCCAGCGCTTTACCGGCGTCAGGCAACTTGCCGGGGCCGAAAAT
This sequence is a window from Pelotomaculum isophthalicicum JI. Protein-coding genes within it:
- a CDS encoding DegV family protein, with the translated sequence MNKVHIVTDSTADLPLELVDEYGITVIPLKVIFSGYEPLLDGVDIDTVQFYRRLVENREMSATSQPTPAEFAAAYSKLSAEGGKIISIHLSSTLSGTCQSARMAKDMVPGVDIEVIDSKQASMGLGLVVLEAAAAARAGKSKAEILELINALLPKIQILFIVDSLDYLVRGGRIGKAQAFLGTILNIKPLLYLKEGIVNPYEKVRGKTRAIDRLVEIVEETAGKHKIKCSLVHGNDPAGVEQLRQKITAKLDCDEPVVTGLGAVIGTHVGPGVLGIIFYVYDNQAG
- the tatA gene encoding twin-arginine translocase TatA/TatE family subunit is translated as MFSGLLQPMHIILILIIVLIIFGPGKLPDAGKALGRSIREFRRATSASFENEQEEAKKSQSQSSHAQTQESE